In a genomic window of Nocardia fluminea:
- a CDS encoding citrate synthase: protein MPAENITNVTEDAKAVLQYPGGEFPISVTKAAEGNDGLDLGKLLASTGYVTYDPGFMNTASTKSAITYIDGEAGILRYRGYPIDQLAGRSTFIEVSYLLIYGELPTQAQLDDFTDRIRRHTLLHEDLKRFFDGFPRNAHPMPVLSSAVNALSAYYQDSLDPRDPEQVELSTIRLLAKLPTIAAYSYKKSVGQPFLYPDNSLSLVENFLRMTFGFPAEPYEVDPEVAAALDMLLILHADHEQNCSTSTVRLVGSSDANLFTSVSGGINALWGPLHGGANQAVLEMLDEIKANGGDVKEFIRKVKNKEDGVKLMGFGHRVYRNYDPRATLVKQAADKILSKIGGDDQLLDIAKQLEEAALTDDYFVSRRLYPNVDFYTGVIYRAMGFPTRMFTVLFAMGRLPGWIAHWREMHSEPLKIGRPRQIYTGYGERDYRAIDNR, encoded by the coding sequence GTGCCCGCTGAGAACATCACCAACGTCACCGAAGACGCCAAGGCGGTACTCCAGTACCCCGGTGGCGAGTTCCCTATCTCGGTCACCAAGGCCGCGGAGGGTAACGACGGGCTCGACTTGGGCAAGCTGCTGGCCAGCACCGGTTACGTCACCTATGACCCCGGTTTCATGAACACCGCGTCGACCAAGTCGGCCATCACCTACATCGACGGTGAAGCGGGCATCCTGCGCTACCGCGGTTACCCGATCGACCAGCTCGCGGGCCGCTCGACCTTCATCGAGGTCAGCTACCTGCTCATCTACGGCGAGCTGCCGACCCAGGCCCAGCTCGACGACTTCACCGATCGCATCCGCCGCCACACCCTGCTGCACGAGGACCTGAAGCGGTTCTTCGACGGCTTCCCGCGCAACGCGCACCCCATGCCGGTGCTGTCGTCCGCGGTGAACGCGCTGTCGGCGTACTACCAGGACTCCCTCGACCCGCGCGATCCCGAGCAGGTCGAGCTGTCGACCATCCGCCTGCTGGCGAAGCTGCCGACCATCGCGGCGTACTCGTACAAGAAGTCGGTCGGTCAGCCGTTCCTCTACCCCGACAACTCGCTGTCGCTGGTCGAGAACTTCCTGCGGATGACCTTCGGCTTCCCGGCCGAGCCCTACGAGGTCGACCCCGAGGTCGCGGCCGCGCTCGACATGCTGCTGATCCTGCACGCCGATCACGAGCAGAACTGCTCCACCTCGACCGTGCGTCTCGTCGGCTCCTCCGACGCCAACCTGTTCACCTCGGTGTCCGGTGGCATCAACGCGCTCTGGGGCCCGCTGCACGGCGGCGCGAACCAGGCCGTGCTCGAGATGCTCGACGAGATCAAGGCCAACGGCGGCGACGTCAAGGAATTCATCCGCAAGGTCAAAAACAAGGAAGACGGCGTGAAGCTCATGGGCTTCGGGCACCGCGTCTACCGCAACTACGACCCGCGCGCGACGCTGGTCAAGCAGGCCGCCGACAAGATCCTGTCGAAGATCGGCGGCGACGACCAGCTGCTCGACATCGCCAAGCAGCTCGAAGAGGCCGCGCTCACCGACGACTACTTCGTCTCGCGTCGCCTGTACCCGAACGTCGACTTCTACACCGGCGTCATCTACCGGGCCATGGGCTTCCCGACCCGGATGTTCACCGTGCTCTTCGCGATGGGCCGCCTGCCCGGCTGGATCGCGCACTGGCGTGAGATGCACTCCGAGCCGCTGAAGATCGGCCGTCCGCGCCAGATCTACACCGGCTACGGCGAACGCGACTACCGTGCGATCGACAACCGCTAG
- a CDS encoding MFS transporter has translation MKLLADTEPLRNRDYRRLWTTNIVTVIGAQLSVVAVPQQIFQITGSSGYVGLAGLFGLVPLVVFGLWGGALADVMDRRTLLVITTAGTGLTAVAFWAQAALGVNNVWLVLALFATQQAFFAVNQPTRSALIARLLPPEQMASASSLSMTVQNVGMIAGPVLAGVLIPVIGLSMLYLIDSIALLATLWAVWRLPAFPPTGEQRRAGLRAVLDGFRYLAGQRILLASFVVDIIAMVFGMPRALFPQIAHETFHDPAEGGVALGLLFAAIAAGSVIGGVFSGWIPRVRRQGLAVIVCIALWGVAMVGFGLAVGFAGHLFGLGVWLWIAVAFLAFGGAVDMVSAAFRTAMLLTVSTDEMRGRLQGVFIVVVAGGPRIGDVAHGFAAASMGTAVAAAGGGVLVVIGVVLAALAFPAFVRYRVTRAPAAVMTN, from the coding sequence GTGAAGCTGCTCGCCGACACCGAACCCCTGCGCAATCGCGACTATCGCAGGCTGTGGACGACCAATATCGTCACCGTTATCGGCGCGCAGCTCTCGGTGGTCGCGGTACCGCAGCAGATCTTCCAGATCACCGGCAGCTCCGGCTATGTCGGTCTGGCCGGCCTGTTCGGTCTGGTTCCGCTGGTGGTGTTCGGGCTCTGGGGCGGCGCGCTGGCCGATGTGATGGACCGGCGCACGCTGCTCGTCATCACCACGGCGGGCACGGGTCTCACGGCCGTGGCGTTCTGGGCGCAGGCCGCGCTCGGGGTGAACAATGTGTGGCTCGTCCTCGCGCTGTTCGCCACCCAGCAAGCGTTCTTCGCGGTCAACCAGCCCACGCGCAGCGCGCTGATCGCCCGATTGCTGCCGCCGGAGCAGATGGCCTCGGCGAGTTCGCTGAGCATGACCGTGCAGAACGTCGGCATGATCGCGGGGCCGGTGCTGGCCGGCGTACTGATCCCGGTGATCGGCCTGTCGATGCTGTATCTGATCGACTCGATCGCGCTGCTCGCCACACTGTGGGCGGTGTGGCGGCTGCCCGCCTTCCCACCCACCGGCGAGCAGCGCCGGGCCGGGCTGCGCGCCGTACTGGACGGTTTCCGCTATCTCGCGGGCCAGCGCATCCTGCTCGCGTCGTTCGTTGTCGACATCATCGCCATGGTGTTCGGCATGCCGCGCGCGCTGTTCCCCCAGATCGCGCACGAGACGTTCCACGATCCGGCCGAAGGCGGGGTGGCGCTCGGCCTGTTGTTCGCGGCCATCGCGGCGGGTTCGGTGATCGGCGGTGTGTTCTCCGGGTGGATACCGCGAGTGCGCAGGCAAGGGCTCGCGGTGATCGTGTGCATCGCGCTGTGGGGTGTGGCGATGGTCGGCTTCGGGCTCGCGGTGGGGTTCGCCGGGCACCTGTTCGGGCTGGGGGTGTGGCTGTGGATCGCGGTGGCGTTTCTGGCGTTCGGCGGGGCCGTCGACATGGTGTCGGCGGCGTTCCGCACGGCGATGTTGCTCACGGTGTCCACCGACGAGATGCGCGGGCGGTTGCAGGGCGTGTTCATCGTGGTCGTCGCAGGTGGGCCGCGGATCGGTGATGTTGCCCACGGTTTCGCCGCCGCGAGCATGGGTACCGCTGTAGCTGCCGCCGGTGGCGGCGTACTGGTCGTGATCGGCGTGGTGCTCGCCGCGCTGGCCTTCCCCGCCTTCGTTCGTTACCGGGTCACCCGCGCACCTGCCGCCGTAATGACGAATTGA